The Candidatus Eisenbacteria bacterium nucleotide sequence AGCCCCGCCGCTTCACCCGCGTCACGCGCCGCCAGTGCGTCGATCGCCGGCTGCGAGCGCAGCAGCGCCACTCCCCCGCCGGTGATGATGCCCTCTTCGACCGCCGATCGAGTGGCGGCGATCGCATCCTCGACGCGATTGCGGCGCTCCTGTACGTCGATGTCGGTGAATCCGCCGACGTGGATCACCGCGATGCCGCCGGTCAGCCGGGCGATGCGCTCGCGCAGGGAATCGCGCTCGGATCCGCGCGCCGACTGCAACCGGTGTTCGAGTTGCGCCACGTGTCCGCGCAGTGACTCGGGGCGGCCGCCGCCCGCGACGATCGTGGTGAGCTCGCGTTCGCATTCCACGCGCCGCGCTCGACCCAGATCCTGGTCGGTCACGTGCTCGAGGCTCGAGCCCTGGTCGGCTCCCAGCAGCCGCGCTCCGGTCGCCACCGCCAGATCCTCGAGTCGTTCGCGGCGCGCCTCGCCGATGCCCGGCATCTTGATCGAGACCGAGGCGACGGTGCCGCGCAGTCGATTGACCACCAACACCGCCAGCGCCTCGTCCGAGATCTCGCCGGCCACGATCACGAGCGGGCGTCCGAGTCGCGCGGCCAGTTCCATGACCGGCACGACGTCACGCGAGCTGGCGAATTTGAGATCGGAGACCAGCACCAGCGGGTCCTCGAGCCGCGCCACCATCGACTCGGCGTCGGTGACGAAGTAGGGCGACTGGTATCCGGCTTCGATCTGCAGGCCTTCGGCGACCTCCAGCGTGGTGGTGGTACCACGCCCGTTCTCGACGTGAACGATCCCCTTCGTGCCGGTACGCTCGAACGCTTCGGCGACGATGCGGCCCAGCACCTCGTCATGTCGCGCCGACACGGTGGCGATGCGACGCAGGTCGTCGGGCCCCGCAACCGGCCGCGCACGCCGCTTGAGGTCGGCCACCACCGCCACCACCGCACGCTCGATGCCGCGGCGCAGGCGCTGAGGATTGTGACCCGCCGCGAGTTCGCGCAGGCCCTCCGCGACCAGCGAGCGCGCCAGCACCGTGGCGGTCGTCGTGCCGTCGCCCGCCACCTCGCCGGTCTTGACTGCCGCCTCGCGCACCAGGCGCACGCCCAGATTCTCGAACGGATCGAGCAGCTCGATCTCCTGTGCGATCCCGAGCCCGTCGTTCGTGATGGTCGGCATGCCGTGCGCGCGCTCGATCACCACGTTGCGGCCGCGCGGGCCCAGCGTCACGCACACGGCGCCCGCCAGCTGCTCGACCCCGATGCGCAGCGCGCGCCTCGCGTCGTCGTCGAACACCAGGCGCTTACCCATGGTGGGTCATCTGCGCCACTCGGCGATGAACAGGTTGGTCTCGCCGCGCACCGCTGCGCCACGGTTCGAGCAGAACGCCAGCCATCGCCCGTCGGGACTGAACATCGGAAAACCGTCGAACGACTCATCGGTCGTGACGCGTTGCGGAGTTCCACCGCCGACCGGAACCAGGAACAGATCGAAGTTGCGTCCGCGCGGATTGTCGCGATTCGAGGAGTAGAGAATCGACTTGCCGTCGGGCGTGAAGTAGGGCGCGAACGAGGCGCCGGGATCATGGGTCACGCGACGCTTGCCGGAACCGTCCGCCCGCATCACCCACAGGTCCATTTGCGATGGCCGAACCAGGTGACGCGCCAGCAGCGCGCGGTAGTCGGCGAGCGCCGAATCCGCCGGATGCTGGGCGCGGTAGACGATCCACTTGCCATCGCGCGAGAAGAACGGTCCGCCGTCGTAGCCGGGCTCGTGCGTGAGGCGCTTCACGTCGGTGCCGTCGACATTCATGGTGTAGATCTCGAGATCGCCGTCGCGCACCGAGGTGAACACGATGCGCTTGCCATCGACCGACACCGTGGACTCGGCATCGTAGCCGGGGGAATTCGTGAGCCGCGTAATGCCACTGCCGTCGGCCTTCGCGGTGAACACGTCGTAGCCTTCGCTGACCGGCCACACGTAGCCCTGCGAGTGATCCGGGGTCGGCGGACACGAGTCCGAAGCCAGATGGGTCGACGAGAACAGGATGCGTCGATCGTGGTCGTAGAAGTAGCCGCACGTGGTGCGTCCGGTTCCGGTGCTCACGCGGTCGAGGTCACCGGTGCGCAGGTCGAGCACGAACTCCTGATCGCACGGATACCCCGCGCGCGTCGCCTGCAGGATCAGGCGCGTGCCATCGCCCGACCAGTAGGCCTCGGCGTTCTCGCCGCCGAATGTGAGCTGCCACAGGTTCGCGAAGTGCGACTCCCCACCGCGAATCAGACTGTCGACCGCGACCGCGGTCGGCGGGAGCGGCGCGCGTACCGGCGCCGCATTCGAGCGCGCCTGCATCACCAGTGCGGCGACGAAGAGCAGGCTCAAGAGCGGCGCAGCCCACTGCAGGCGTGAGACGGTTCCACGCCTCTCGAGTCCTCGAAGCCGGGGGCGCGCGGTCAAGGCCGCCGCCCGAGCGTCACCACGAAGTCCATGTTCCCGCCCTCTCGTTTGACGGTGATGCGCACCTGCTGTCCCGGCTTTCGGGAACGCAGTGCATAGGTGTAGTCGTAGATGTTGTCAACGTGCACGCCGTCGAATTGAATGATCGTGTCGGCGCCACGCAGACCCGCCTGCTCCGCCGGTCCGCCAGAGCGCACACCCGACAGCAGCACGCCGCCCTCGGTCTGCATGTAATCGGGAATCGTCCCGAGATAGGCGCCATACCCGGCACCGCCTGCGATGCGCCCGATGGTGCTGTCGGAACGCGCCTGGTGAAACGTCGGTCGCGGACGGGCATCGA carries:
- the groL gene encoding chaperonin GroEL (60 kDa chaperone family; promotes refolding of misfolded polypeptides especially under stressful conditions; forms two stacked rings of heptamers to form a barrel-shaped 14mer; ends can be capped by GroES; misfolded proteins enter the barrel where they are refolded when GroES binds), producing MGKRLVFDDDARRALRIGVEQLAGAVCVTLGPRGRNVVIERAHGMPTITNDGLGIAQEIELLDPFENLGVRLVREAAVKTGEVAGDGTTTATVLARSLVAEGLRELAAGHNPQRLRRGIERAVVAVVADLKRRARPVAGPDDLRRIATVSARHDEVLGRIVAEAFERTGTKGIVHVENGRGTTTTLEVAEGLQIEAGYQSPYFVTDAESMVARLEDPLVLVSDLKFASSRDVVPVMELAARLGRPLVIVAGEISDEALAVLVVNRLRGTVASVSIKMPGIGEARRERLEDLAVATGARLLGADQGSSLEHVTDQDLGRARRVECERELTTIVAGGGRPESLRGHVAQLEHRLQSARGSERDSLRERIARLTGGIAVIHVGGFTDIDVQERRNRVEDAIAATRSAVEEGIITGGGVALLRSQPAIDALAARDAGEAAGLALVKRALEAPLRQIAENAGVRGALAAERVRAGSGSFGFDALAGDYADLDERGVIDAARVVRCALENAASIATLVLTTDALVVEDDEGGEDGAPGTN